A genomic stretch from Caldalkalibacillus salinus includes:
- the pheT gene encoding phenylalanine--tRNA ligase subunit beta has product MLVSYKWLNQYVDLSGVSPQALAEKITRAGVEVDVIHERQQGIHGVVVGYVQDCQQHPNADKLRVCQVDIGEGEPSQIICGAPNVAQGQKVPVAKVGAVLPGDFKIKKAKLRGEASHGMICSAQELGIEDRLVAPEFKDGIMVLPEDLEVGSDALAHLDLDDVVLELDLTPNRSDCLSMIGVAYEVGAILGRKVHLPAYELQETGAPTADQVKIDIEAEDLCPHYAVRKVSNVKIGPSPLWLQNRLTAAGVRPINNVVDVTNYIMLEYGQPLHAFDAKQVKDQHIIVREAQQGEKVVTLDNQSRTLEAGTLLITDPEKTIAIAGVMGAANSEVEDDTTEIILESAYFDGPSVRHTSRALGLRSEASARFEKGVDPERIHAAVNHAAYLLSELAEGEVHQGVAEKQVRDMPRQDISVHLARLNKLLGTTLQPTEVTEIFDRLAFDYENKGHEIRVEVPTRRPDLAIEEDLMEEVARLYGYDEIPTTLPAGVTTAGSRTPRQQLRHTIKHYLQGAGLDQVVTYSLTSETNAQWDTFEKNVYTPIPLSMPMSEERSHLRTTLVPNLLEVTQYNKNRKQNHTHIFEVGHVFLTQERQLTSLPEQEERISGALSGLWQIHPWQQVKTPVDFFVVKGVLEGLFEKLDVGVPTFVSTQIDHYHPGRTALIYLKDEVVGFIGQLHPETQKELDLQPTYVFELSFERLLKHLPEEISFTSLPKFPGIQRDLAVVVNEDIKAGDLVQTIEEVGGELLRSVSLFDVYQGEGIEEGKKSMAYALYYLNPERTLTDEEVGQVHNEIVTALEKKWNALLRK; this is encoded by the coding sequence TTGTTAGTGTCATATAAATGGTTAAATCAGTATGTGGATCTTAGTGGCGTAAGTCCACAAGCCTTAGCGGAAAAAATCACACGGGCCGGTGTTGAAGTAGATGTGATTCATGAGCGTCAACAAGGCATACACGGGGTTGTCGTGGGCTATGTACAGGATTGTCAGCAGCACCCCAACGCTGACAAGCTACGTGTCTGCCAGGTTGATATCGGAGAGGGCGAGCCTTCACAAATTATCTGTGGAGCCCCAAATGTGGCTCAAGGACAGAAAGTACCGGTTGCTAAGGTAGGCGCTGTCTTGCCGGGTGATTTCAAAATTAAAAAGGCAAAGCTCAGAGGTGAAGCCTCCCATGGTATGATCTGTTCCGCTCAAGAGCTTGGGATTGAAGATCGCTTAGTGGCTCCAGAGTTCAAAGACGGTATAATGGTGTTACCAGAGGACTTAGAGGTCGGTTCAGATGCCCTAGCTCACCTGGACCTTGATGATGTGGTATTAGAGCTCGACTTGACACCTAACCGCTCAGATTGTTTGAGTATGATAGGCGTTGCTTATGAAGTTGGAGCTATACTCGGTCGTAAAGTACACTTACCAGCTTACGAATTGCAAGAGACAGGTGCTCCAACAGCTGATCAAGTCAAGATAGATATCGAAGCAGAAGACTTATGCCCACACTATGCAGTACGCAAAGTGAGCAATGTTAAAATAGGTCCGTCACCATTATGGTTACAGAATCGCTTAACGGCGGCCGGTGTAAGACCGATCAACAACGTTGTTGATGTGACCAACTATATTATGTTGGAATACGGCCAGCCCTTACACGCCTTTGATGCGAAACAAGTGAAAGATCAGCATATCATTGTTCGTGAAGCCCAACAAGGAGAAAAAGTCGTCACGTTAGATAACCAATCGCGCACGTTAGAAGCAGGCACGCTCTTGATTACAGACCCAGAAAAAACAATTGCCATCGCAGGTGTCATGGGGGCAGCGAATTCTGAGGTAGAAGATGATACAACGGAGATTATCTTAGAATCCGCTTATTTTGATGGTCCGTCTGTCCGTCATACCTCTAGAGCGTTAGGCCTGCGATCTGAAGCGAGTGCCCGTTTTGAGAAAGGGGTTGACCCTGAGCGTATTCACGCTGCCGTTAACCATGCAGCATACCTGTTATCTGAATTAGCAGAAGGTGAAGTCCATCAAGGTGTGGCCGAAAAACAGGTGCGTGATATGCCGAGACAGGACATCTCAGTACATCTTGCTCGCCTAAACAAACTATTGGGGACCACTTTGCAACCAACAGAGGTCACGGAAATCTTTGACCGACTCGCGTTTGATTACGAGAACAAAGGACACGAAATTCGTGTTGAAGTCCCAACACGACGTCCAGATTTAGCCATTGAAGAAGATCTCATGGAAGAAGTGGCGCGTTTATACGGGTACGATGAGATTCCAACAACACTTCCAGCGGGCGTCACAACTGCAGGATCTAGAACACCTAGACAACAGTTACGACATACGATCAAGCATTATTTACAGGGTGCAGGATTAGACCAAGTCGTCACATACTCATTGACAAGTGAAACGAATGCCCAATGGGACACGTTTGAGAAAAACGTGTATACACCGATACCACTTAGCATGCCGATGAGTGAAGAGCGTAGTCACTTGAGAACGACGCTCGTCCCTAACCTTTTAGAAGTGACACAGTACAATAAAAATCGTAAGCAAAATCACACGCATATCTTTGAGGTCGGACACGTTTTTCTCACGCAAGAGCGTCAATTGACCTCCTTACCTGAGCAAGAAGAGCGTATTTCAGGGGCACTTTCAGGTCTATGGCAGATACATCCATGGCAACAAGTAAAAACACCGGTTGATTTCTTCGTTGTTAAGGGGGTATTAGAAGGATTATTTGAAAAGCTCGATGTTGGTGTACCGACATTTGTATCGACACAGATTGATCATTATCATCCTGGAAGAACGGCGCTCATTTACCTAAAAGATGAGGTCGTTGGGTTTATCGGACAACTCCACCCCGAAACTCAAAAAGAGTTAGACTTACAGCCAACATATGTGTTTGAACTTAGCTTTGAGCGATTGCTCAAACATCTACCAGAGGAAATCTCCTTCACTTCTCTGCCTAAGTTCCCAGGTATTCAGCGTGACCTCGCCGTTGTTGTAAATGAAGACATTAAGGCAGGAGACTTGGTACAAACCATAGAAGAAGTAGGGGGAGAGCTTCTCCGTTCCGTTTCTTTATTCGACGTCTATCAGGGTGAAGGCATTGAAGAGGGGAAAAAGAGCATGGCATACGCTTTATACTACCTCAATCCAGAACGCACGCTGACAGATGAAGAAGTAGGTCAAGTACACAATGAAATTGTGACGGCGCTTGAGAAAAAATGGAACGCCCTGTTACGAAAATAA
- the zapA gene encoding cell division protein ZapA — translation MNEEQKNSISVKIHGQRYKLKGEESPEYLQSIAHYVDMKMNDIEEKNPSLDVAKVAVLSAVNIADEYHKLKKEYDELLKWKENQTKE, via the coding sequence GTGAATGAAGAGCAGAAAAATTCGATATCGGTGAAAATACACGGTCAACGATATAAATTAAAAGGGGAAGAGTCCCCAGAATATTTGCAGAGTATCGCCCATTACGTCGATATGAAAATGAACGATATCGAGGAAAAAAACCCATCTTTGGATGTAGCTAAAGTGGCTGTCTTATCAGCTGTTAACATAGCGGATGAATATCACAAACTCAAAAAAGAGTACGATGAACTATTAAAATGGAAAGAAAACCAGACGAAGGAGTAA
- a CDS encoding CvpA family protein: MGMMDVILIICFLLGFYTGYRRGFILQAVHLVGFIVAYVVAYRYFRDVAPMLETWVPYPFHDQEVVSGFWVEMMQIETLFYSAIAFALLFFSTKFILMLIGHLLTMIARLPVLNFANRWLGGILGFVGAFIVTFVLVHVMLFIPWQTGQDSLTDSAVATWMLDKGSFLSDQMKESWNTRSEI, encoded by the coding sequence ATGGGTATGATGGATGTTATTTTAATCATTTGTTTTTTGCTCGGATTTTACACGGGCTACCGCCGCGGATTTATACTTCAGGCGGTCCACCTCGTGGGATTCATTGTCGCCTATGTTGTGGCATATCGATACTTCCGTGACGTGGCTCCCATGTTAGAAACGTGGGTCCCATACCCTTTCCATGATCAAGAAGTGGTCAGTGGATTTTGGGTCGAGATGATGCAAATAGAGACCCTTTTCTATTCCGCTATCGCCTTTGCTCTTTTGTTTTTCAGCACAAAGTTCATCCTTATGCTCATAGGACACTTGCTCACGATGATTGCACGATTACCAGTATTAAACTTTGCTAATCGCTGGTTAGGGGGAATACTAGGTTTTGTAGGGGCATTTATTGTGACATTTGTCCTTGTCCATGTTATGCTCTTTATACCCTGGCAAACGGGTCAAGATTCGCTTACAGATTCGGCCGTTGCCACGTGGATGCTTGACAAAGGAAGCTTTTTATCTGACCAAATGAAGGAATCGTGGAATACAAGGAGTGAGATATAG
- the selD gene encoding selenide, water dikinase SelD: MSEKVKLTTLSSKGGUGCKIGPEDLSQVLRHLPETVPNPNVLVGLDTSDDAGVYRITDDVALVQTVDFFTPIVDDPYMFGQIAAANSLSDIYAMGGKPLTVLNIVGFPIKTLDRSILADILRGAGDKVAESGATLVGGHSIDDQEPKFGLACTGTIHPDKVRANVGAKPGDRLIITKPIGVGIQTTAIKRDLLKESELDRVMTVMATLNKEAAEAMQGYHVNACTDITGFGLLGHASEVAKGSDVGLVIHQDQVPVLERTRALAEEGIVPGGSKDNHKWLSECVHYAEDIDQTDQWILCDAVTSGGLLIAVPEAEAADLLEELKAKGVEAADIGYATEEHPCEITVKKQV; encoded by the coding sequence ATGAGTGAGAAAGTGAAACTAACAACACTTTCATCTAAAGGTGGATGAGGATGCAAAATAGGTCCAGAAGACCTGTCGCAAGTTTTGCGACATTTACCAGAAACCGTACCGAATCCTAATGTATTAGTGGGACTAGATACCTCAGACGATGCCGGTGTTTATCGTATTACGGATGACGTGGCGCTTGTACAGACAGTAGACTTTTTCACGCCGATAGTCGATGATCCCTACATGTTCGGGCAGATTGCTGCCGCTAACTCCCTAAGCGATATTTACGCGATGGGAGGGAAACCGTTGACCGTCCTTAATATTGTTGGGTTCCCGATTAAGACACTAGACCGGTCCATTTTAGCTGACATCCTTCGCGGAGCTGGTGATAAAGTGGCTGAATCAGGTGCTACGCTTGTTGGCGGACATTCCATCGATGACCAGGAGCCAAAGTTCGGATTGGCGTGCACCGGAACGATACACCCAGACAAGGTTCGTGCTAACGTAGGGGCCAAGCCTGGTGATCGGCTGATCATAACGAAACCGATCGGTGTCGGGATACAAACGACAGCCATTAAGCGGGACCTACTGAAAGAGTCTGAGCTAGACAGGGTGATGACGGTCATGGCCACACTGAACAAAGAAGCGGCAGAGGCCATGCAAGGTTATCATGTTAATGCATGCACGGATATCACTGGCTTTGGCCTGTTAGGTCACGCATCAGAAGTGGCTAAGGGCAGTGATGTAGGACTTGTCATTCATCAGGACCAGGTTCCTGTACTAGAACGTACACGCGCACTTGCGGAAGAGGGCATTGTACCCGGAGGATCGAAGGATAACCATAAATGGCTTAGTGAATGTGTCCATTATGCAGAAGACATTGATCAAACCGATCAGTGGATCTTGTGTGATGCGGTGACGTCAGGAGGGTTACTCATCGCGGTTCCAGAAGCGGAAGCAGCCGATCTCCTTGAAGAGCTCAAAGCAAAGGGTGTCGAGGCAGCTGACATTGGATATGCGACAGAAGAACACCCTTGTGAGATCACCGTTAAAAAGCAGGTATAG